The following is a genomic window from Candidatus Kryptoniota bacterium.
TTGCAGTTTGGTCCCCATTGTCATTCCCCTATGGGGAATCCAGATCAGGCTTCGTCCTGGATTCCCGACAAGAGCATTCGGGAATGACAGGAGAGTGGTTTATTGGTTCACATGCCAGGGACGTGTTCATCGGCAGGATTTTGAACTGAGACACTGCAGCAAGCAGATGCAGGTCAAAACTCAAAAGTCAAATGTCAAAACTACAGCTCAAAAGTGAAGAGTGGAGCAGACAACTGATAGTTTTGCGATTTGAGTTGCGGCTTTGACTTTTGAAATTTGACATTTGAGTTCCTTGTCACTTTCCTTCGCCTGACCGCGAGGCAAGATCGGCATAGTTCACCAGCTTTATCTTATTCGCCTCGATCGTATTCATAAATCCCGGCGACAACAATGCGCTCAGTTCTGCCTGGCGGTTCTTGCCTACGTCCAGCGGCGCACCGGGGTTGGAATCGATAAGCGCTTCAGACTCGATGCTGCTCACCGCGATGTGGCAGACGAGGAGGTAAACGGAATCGGTGCTAAGATGCGACAGCCGCTCGAGCAGTACATTTTCCTTCTTGTCGACCGGTTCTGAATACATCGGTTCCACATCCTGCTCGCCCAACGACCTCGACACGACAAGGTGGTACTCTTTGGCGAGCTTGTTGACGATTGCCATGTATTCGGGGTTGCCATCGATGGCGCTCATGTGCATGTCGAGGTATTTTATGTCGAGCCCGCTGTGGACCGCCCGCTCGACCTGTGCCCTCAACTCCCTTTCCACCTCGTCTGTCTTCGGTCCGTTCGCCCTCAATGCCGCCGTGGTCCCAAAGAAATAACCGTCGCTGTCGACCAGGCTGGGTACCGCCGACCTGCCGGACACCGGTCCCCATTTGTAGTTCATCCATTCCGAGTTAAGCGCAAGGTGGACGCCCACCGCCACGTTCGGGTAATTCTTCAGGATGCCGACTGCTTCCCTGTACCAGGGGCAAACGAATAAAACAGAAGCCGAGAACCTGAGCCCGGATTTGGCAAGCTCCTCCACAGCGACATTGACGGAGTGACACATTCCGATGTCGTCGCATCGGACAAGCAGCTCGGTTGTGGATAGGGCTTCCTTTGCTGTGTCCGCATTCGATGATACGGCCGCGTACCGGGTATTATCTGCCGGTTGGCCCGAGGCAGGCAGCGCCATTACAAGAGACGAGAGCGCCAGGAACGACAGAATCCATAGCTTTGACAACTTCATATTATACTCTCCTGAATAATTTTTGCTCCGGCCTTCCCGAGACATTGCCATTGTTTACAGCCGGTATTGATTACTCAAATCTATGGCACATGCCGCGGACAATCAAACGCGCAAGGGCGAATTGAACCACAGAGACACAAGAGGCACAGAGGGGAGAAACTATTCTCCGTGCCTGCACCCCGGCCCGTCCGCCGAAACGAAGTGCAGGAGGAAGTGTGATCAGCGTTTGTTCCGGCACGCAGGCGTGTCTCTGCGTCTCAGTGGTTAATTTCAACCAATGAATTGATTCCTAACTGCTACGCCGAGGCACAGCCCGAGAAAGGGACTTACAACTTCTACATGCCTCTTTGCAGTGGATTGCTATTCAGAAGAGGTGATTTATGGTCCGCTCATACAAAAGTCGACCGGACGTTTCTTACTTTGATTTTGTCGCTTCAAATGCCTTCGCACCATTATAATATAAGATCATACCGGTGACGGTCTCCGCATTATCCCTGACAAATTCTACCTGTATGTCCAGTTCTCTCATAAAGAATTTATTCGCCGATTCAGGATACAGTGCCGATTTCGGCAAGCCTCCCACGACGAGCGTGATTTCATTTGACTGCTTCGAACTAATCTCAACGTCCGGATTCTTGTAATGTCCGACGTATTCATTTATCAGCCCGTCGGGCACATTTACGGCTGTCGGCATATTAGGTCTTTCATACATGTACTTGCAGATGCTGTCCCCGATATCGAACACAGCACTGATTACGTCATCGTATACGTGCATTCCGTTTTCCCCGTTTGTGAAGACGACGACTCCCCGTTTTGACTTCGGCAGGAAGACGGCAATTGTCTTCACGCCAGGATTTCCACCCATGTGGTAGATCGCATATTCTCCTTTCGGCAGCCCGTTTATAATGAACCATCCTAAACCGACCGCACTATGCTTCTGAATGTTTGAATGCGGAGTTACCATGTTGTCAAAAAGTTTCGGAGAGAGTCCCGCGCCACTCATTACGAAAAGTCCGAACTTGCAGTAGTCTTCTACCGTGGTAAGCAGATCGCTTGCAGCACTCACGCCCGTTTTATACGGCATGTCATACATATTCCCATCATGGTCATGCCACATCGCAAATCTCGATTCGTCCATCGTGCTGTCCCACGACTGGTGGGTGTCTTTCATGCCGAGCAATTTGAAGAGCAACGAGTCAGTTAACTTTTCCAGGGGCCGATTGAATTTATGTTCCAATGCGTGTCTCAGGTACTCATATCCTTCGCCCGAATACTGGTATTTCGTCCCGGGTTGGAATTCAAACGCGAGCTTTCCATCGGGACGCTCCCTTCGCCAATTAGGAAATCCCGTCTCATGTGTAAGTACCAGGCGGGTCGTCAACTTTGCGAGCATGGAATCGTTAGCGATGTCCGGGTCGACCCAATAATCCGAGAGGGGCTGATCCAGATCCCACTGCCCCGACTCGACCAATCTCAGAGTCAGCATGGTTACCACGGTTTTCGTAACGGAGGCAACATTAAATATGGCGTTATCCGGTGCCGGCACCCCTTTTCTAAGTTCGCCGAAGACTTTTACGTATTTGATTTTGCCGTTTTCAATCACGCCGATCCCCGCCGCCGGCACACTGTTTTCAGCCAGCCAACCGTTTACCTTGTCTGTGAAGCCGAGGTTTACTTTGCCGTCAATTTGCGCCTGCACGGCAGATGCTACAAGAAACACGAGAAGTGTTACTGCGACCGAAAGCTTTTTCATTAGAGGTTTCCCTTTCTGCGGATATGGAGTCCTACGGCACGCAGCACATGGAGTTTCAGGAAGATCGATATCCTAGTGACGATAAGCGTGCCGGAGCGGCATGGAAAGAAATCGCTTCTCCGTGGAACTCCGTGAGCCTTCAATGTCTCTCTGCGTAAAGGTCTTGGCCAAGTCGAAAGCATTTTACACGGAAACACGCCGAGAAGAGAGAAAGAAAAACTGAGAGATTATAATCAACGCCCAATCATGAATCGTCCATCCTGGATCCTCTGTCAGATCCGATTCACGACTGGTCCGCCAGGTTCCACCACGCTACAGTTCCCCAATAGCCGAACACGCTTGTCAGGCCGAGCACAATCCAGCTGACAAGTCCGGCTGGTGGAAGCGCGCTCCCCGCTACACCGCTGCATATTGCCGGTATTGCCCACGGAAAGTATGCCATCGCACCAGGCATCGCCATCCCCACAAGCTGCGTCATGACGAGAAGGAGTATGACCACCCCGACCGGGAGAAGGTATCCTCTGCTTGCACTCGCTATGAATGCCACCGGCGTGCAAAGCAAAATGGTGAGGAGTGCGCTGACGGAAAATGTAATGAAGGCATG
Proteins encoded in this region:
- a CDS encoding serine hydrolase domain-containing protein — encoded protein: MKKLSVAVTLLVFLVASAVQAQIDGKVNLGFTDKVNGWLAENSVPAAGIGVIENGKIKYVKVFGELRKGVPAPDNAIFNVASVTKTVVTMLTLRLVESGQWDLDQPLSDYWVDPDIANDSMLAKLTTRLVLTHETGFPNWRRERPDGKLAFEFQPGTKYQYSGEGYEYLRHALEHKFNRPLEKLTDSLLFKLLGMKDTHQSWDSTMDESRFAMWHDHDGNMYDMPYKTGVSAASDLLTTVEDYCKFGLFVMSGAGLSPKLFDNMVTPHSNIQKHSAVGLGWFIINGLPKGEYAIYHMGGNPGVKTIAVFLPKSKRGVVVFTNGENGMHVYDDVISAVFDIGDSICKYMYERPNMPTAVNVPDGLINEYVGHYKNPDVEISSKQSNEITLVVGGLPKSALYPESANKFFMRELDIQVEFVRDNAETVTGMILYYNGAKAFEATKSK
- a CDS encoding ChbG/HpnK family deacetylase; its protein translation is MKLSKLWILSFLALSSLVMALPASGQPADNTRYAAVSSNADTAKEALSTTELLVRCDDIGMCHSVNVAVEELAKSGLRFSASVLFVCPWYREAVGILKNYPNVAVGVHLALNSEWMNYKWGPVSGRSAVPSLVDSDGYFFGTTAALRANGPKTDEVERELRAQVERAVHSGLDIKYLDMHMSAIDGNPEYMAIVNKLAKEYHLVVSRSLGEQDVEPMYSEPVDKKENVLLERLSHLSTDSVYLLVCHIAVSSIESEALIDSNPGAPLDVGKNRQAELSALLSPGFMNTIEANKIKLVNYADLASRSGEGK